In one Musa acuminata AAA Group cultivar baxijiao chromosome BXJ2-5, Cavendish_Baxijiao_AAA, whole genome shotgun sequence genomic region, the following are encoded:
- the LOC103974024 gene encoding transcription factor ICE1 yields the protein MLSRIHGVVWAEDGGEEEDAASWTRANTSSASGEAMGESKDELGLPSFKSMLDDDWYLGGGATSNPATSTAAHYPFEVFQAHRDVAFPSNPKPHEALLLPVVDDLDQSQPFFPAKSALASLFGAVCSNPFDAGLDLGCDAPGFLPASQVSNTPVLMNRGGGGGGGGILGFAGMVAGEQVGCPDLSSGAEFAGSRLLLPSENCDGSISGVAVGSMGFDNFDNSPFLNRSKLLRPLEIFPPVGAQPTLFQKRAAAALRQNPAAAGKKGGFLGLWGSEGAGQGNGSKSALEEENEKKRKGNEDEEMDDGSVDASGLNYDTDEVAVENAKDEDNATGGGGGSNSIANSTVTARGGDQKGKKKGLPAKNLMAERRRRKKLNDRLYMLRSVVPKISKMDRASILGDAIEYLKELLQRINDLHNELESAPSSSSMPLTSGTSFHPLTPTLPTLSCRVKEELCPSSLPSPNSQPARVEVRVREGRAVNIHMFCARRPGLLLSTMRALDGLGLDIQQAVISCFNGFALDVFRAERCKEGPGVLPEEIKAVLLHSAGYDNTML from the exons aTGCTCTCGAGGATCCACGGCGTCGTGTGGGCTGAAGATGGAGGCGAGGAGGAGGACGCTGCGTCGTGGACGAGAGCAAACACGTCCAGCGCCAGCGGGGAAGCGATGGGCGAGAGCAAGGACGAGCTCGGCCTCCCCAGCTTCAAGTCCATGCTCGACGACGACTGGTACTTGGGTGGCGGCGCTACTTCCAACCCCGCGACGTCTACCGCCGCCCATTACCCCTTCGAAGTCTTCCAGGCGCATCGAGACGTAGCCTTTCCCTCGAACCCGAAGCCGCACGAGGCCTTGCTGCTCCCTGTCGTCGACGACCTCGATCAAAGCCAGCCCTTTTTCCCCGCAAAGTCCGCCCTTGCTTCTCTCTTCGGCGCTGTTTGTTCGAATCCTTTCGACGCCGGGCTTGATCTAGGGTGCGACGCTCCGGGTTTTCTTCCGGCTTCCCAAGTGTCTAATACACCCGTCTTGATGAacagaggcggcggcggcggtgggggaGGAATCCTTGGTTTCGCTGGAATGGTGGCGGGTGAGCAAGTTGGTTGTCCCGATCTGAGCTCCGGAGCTGAATTCGCCGGTAGTCGTCTGCTGCTCCCATCCGAAAACTGTGATGGTTCCATCTCCGGTGTCGCCGTGGGCTCCATGGGCTTCGACAACTTCGACAATTCTCCATTTCTCAACCGGTCTAAGTTGCTGAGGCCTCTGGAGATCTTCCCTCCTGTGGGCGCGCAGCCGACTCTGTTCCAGAAAAGGGCGGCGGCCGCTCTCCGCCAGAATCCAGCGGCTGCCGGCAAAAAAGGTGGCTTCTTGGGGCTATGGGGCTCGGAAGGAGCGGGACAGGGTAACGGTAGCAAGTCTGCTTTGGAAGAAGAGaacgagaagaagaggaaggggaacGAGGACGAGGAGATGGACGACGGAAGCGTCGACGCGTCAGGATTGAACTATGACACGGATGAAGTTGCGGTAGAGAATGCCAAGGACGAGGATAATGCCACGGGCGGTGGTGGGGGTAGCAACTCGATTGCCAACAGCACAGTGACAGCACGTGGTGGAGAccagaaggggaagaagaagggcCTCCCTGCAAAGAACTTGATGGccgagaggaggagaaggaagaagctcAATGACCGGCTTTACATGCTTAGATCTGTTGTTCCCAAGATCAGCAAG ATGGACAGAGCTTCCATTCTTGGTGATGCAATTGAGTACTTGAAGGAGCTTTTGCAAAGGATCAATGACCTTCACAATGAACTTGAATCAGCACCTTCCAGTTCTTCAATGCCTCTTACTAGTGGGACAAGCTTTCACCCTCTGACTCCAACACTACCCACTCTATCGTGCCGTGTGAAGGAGGAGCTCTGCCCGAGTTCTTTGCCAAGCCCAAATAGTCAACCAGCTCGT GTTGAGGTCAGGGTAAGAGAAGGTCGAGCAGTTAACATTCATATGTTTTGTGCTCGTAGGCCTGGTCTATTGCTCTCCACTATGAGGGCACTTGATGGCCTTGGGCTTGACATCCAGCAGGCTGTCATCAGCTGTTTCAATGGGTTTGCCCTAGATGTTTTCCGAGCTGAG CGATGCAAAGAGGGTCCTGGTGTTCTGCCAGAAGAAATCAAGGCAGTTCTCTTGCATTCTGCAGGCTATGACAATACTATGTTGTGA